A genomic stretch from Sporocytophaga myxococcoides DSM 11118 includes:
- a CDS encoding response regulator, protein MASNGKKYYAVMLVDDNEIDNLINQKMIEAANICEHIFVHSGAKSAIEFLKNIEKLAKGPLDLYLPEIIFLDIDMPLMDGFQFLDEFEKLSDSIKAHSKVIMLTSSLNPQDMNKAKKNQYVLKYINKPLTQENLKKL, encoded by the coding sequence ATGGCTTCCAATGGAAAGAAGTATTACGCTGTAATGCTTGTTGATGACAACGAAATCGATAATCTAATCAATCAGAAGATGATTGAAGCCGCTAATATCTGCGAGCACATTTTCGTACATTCGGGAGCAAAAAGCGCAATAGAGTTTTTGAAAAATATTGAAAAGCTCGCAAAAGGCCCGCTGGATCTTTATCTTCCTGAAATCATTTTTCTGGATATTGACATGCCTCTGATGGATGGTTTTCAATTTCTGGATGAATTCGAAAAATTGAGCGACAGTATTAAGGCTCACAGCAAGGTGATCATGCTAACTTCCTCTCTGAATCCTCAGGATATGAATAAGGCGAAGAAAAATCAATATGTCTTAAAATACATCAATAAACCTTTAACTCAGGAGAATCTAAAAAAACTTTAG